The following proteins are co-located in the Nonlabens ponticola genome:
- the prfB gene encoding peptide chain release factor 2 codes for MITADQVAQLKERILALKDYLQIEAKEIEIRNLEEKTFSPDFWNDSKEAEGIMKVLRNKKAWTTDYATAITLNEDLEVLYEFFKEDEATEADVTNKYNAALELVEKLEFKNMLSNEGDDLSAVLQITAGAGGTESCDWAEMLMRMYIMWAEKSGYKVKELNHQSGDVAGIKTVTLEIEGDYSFGWLKGENGVHRLVRISPFDSNAKRHTSFASVYVYPLADDTIEIDINPADISWDFARSSGAGGQNVNKVETKAILTHHPSGIIIHNSETRSQLENREKAMQMLKSQLYEIELQKKNAARDEIEAGKMKIEWGSQIRNYVLHPYKLIKDVRTAHETGNVDAVLNGDLDAFLKAFLMESGQEKPSDQL; via the coding sequence ATGATCACAGCAGACCAAGTAGCGCAACTCAAAGAACGTATCCTTGCGCTCAAGGATTATCTGCAAATTGAAGCTAAGGAGATCGAAATCAGAAATCTAGAGGAAAAAACCTTCTCGCCAGACTTCTGGAACGATTCCAAAGAAGCTGAAGGAATAATGAAAGTCTTGCGTAATAAAAAGGCGTGGACAACTGACTATGCAACCGCCATCACTCTCAATGAAGATCTAGAAGTGCTCTACGAATTCTTTAAAGAGGATGAGGCGACCGAGGCTGATGTGACCAACAAGTACAACGCCGCACTGGAACTTGTGGAAAAGCTTGAGTTCAAGAACATGCTTTCAAATGAAGGCGATGATTTAAGTGCTGTCCTTCAAATTACTGCTGGCGCTGGTGGTACCGAGTCATGCGATTGGGCAGAAATGCTCATGCGCATGTACATCATGTGGGCAGAGAAAAGTGGTTATAAGGTAAAAGAATTAAACCATCAATCTGGTGATGTAGCTGGTATTAAGACCGTGACACTAGAAATTGAGGGCGATTATAGTTTTGGTTGGTTAAAAGGCGAGAACGGTGTTCATAGATTGGTGCGTATTTCTCCGTTTGATTCAAATGCAAAACGTCATACATCCTTTGCATCAGTATACGTATATCCACTAGCAGATGATACGATTGAAATTGACATCAATCCAGCAGATATCTCATGGGATTTTGCTAGATCCAGCGGCGCTGGTGGACAAAATGTCAATAAAGTTGAAACTAAAGCCATACTAACGCACCATCCTTCAGGCATTATCATTCATAATTCTGAAACGCGATCGCAACTTGAAAATCGTGAAAAAGCCATGCAGATGTTGAAGTCACAATTGTATGAAATTGAGTTGCAAAAGAAGAATGCCGCTCGTGATGAGATTGAGGCCGGCAAGATGAAAATTGAATGGGGTTCTCAAATACGCAATTATGTTCTACATCCTTACAAATTGATCAAGGATGTAAGAACAGCACATGAGACTGGTAATGTAGATGCTGTACTTAACGGCGATCTTGACGCTTTCTTGAAGGCTTTCCTTATGGAGTCTGGACAAGAAAAACCTAGTGACCAATTGTAG
- a CDS encoding protease complex subunit PrcB family protein — protein MKNYTKALLAIVSTAFLISCGSSKKHNANEMFGQESYYEVIMEGSNSGMQDRDVEVLGSKEDAEALVAMMQSNGNKIKLPKVNWRKEAIIVAHAGQFNTGGHSINISEVQVNPDERVSYTFEVQNPGKKEKVTMALTTPFKVIKVPYPKKEVVVTF, from the coding sequence ATGAAGAATTATACCAAAGCCTTATTAGCAATAGTTAGCACAGCATTTCTCATCTCCTGTGGATCAAGCAAGAAGCACAATGCTAACGAAATGTTTGGTCAGGAAAGTTACTATGAAGTGATCATGGAAGGCAGTAACAGTGGTATGCAAGATCGTGATGTAGAAGTGTTAGGATCAAAAGAAGATGCAGAAGCTCTCGTTGCGATGATGCAGTCAAATGGTAATAAAATTAAATTACCTAAAGTAAACTGGCGCAAGGAAGCAATAATCGTGGCGCACGCTGGGCAATTTAATACAGGTGGTCATAGTATCAACATTAGTGAGGTTCAAGTAAATCCTGATGAGCGTGTCTCTTACACTTTTGAAGTTCAAAATCCTGGTAAAAAGGAGAAAGTCACCATGGCTTTGACAACACCATTTAAAGTCATCAAAGTTCCTTACCCTAAGAAAGAAGTAGTTGTCACATTCTAA
- a CDS encoding threonine aldolase family protein, which translates to MIDLRSDTVTKPSKGMLDAMFNAEVGDDVYKEDPTVNELERRVAEMFGMDDALFFPTGSMANQAAIKMHTQPGEQLICDKYAHVYNYEGGGVSFNSGVSCKLVDGSRGMITAQQVEDAINPPDFYHSPFTSLVCLENTTNKGGGACYNWNIVKEIKEVADEHELGLHLDGARLWNALVKTGQNPTEYGEIFDTVSVCFSKGMGTPQGTVLAGKAEIMKKAMRVRKVLGGGMRQTGYMAAAAIYALDHNIDRLKQDHDKAIALGTFLSTLSWVEKVEPVETNIVIFEVQDEIAVMNFCAKNDIIISNMGSGKLRLVTHLDYTDEQHDEFMRLMSEFGN; encoded by the coding sequence ATGATTGATTTAAGAAGTGACACGGTAACGAAGCCTAGCAAAGGCATGCTGGATGCCATGTTCAATGCCGAAGTTGGCGATGACGTATATAAGGAAGATCCTACCGTCAATGAGCTTGAACGTCGCGTTGCCGAAATGTTTGGGATGGATGACGCGCTCTTTTTCCCTACAGGTAGCATGGCAAATCAGGCCGCGATCAAGATGCACACGCAACCTGGCGAGCAATTGATATGTGATAAGTACGCGCACGTCTATAATTATGAAGGTGGTGGCGTGTCTTTCAATAGTGGTGTTTCCTGTAAACTAGTCGACGGTTCTAGAGGTATGATTACCGCACAGCAGGTTGAGGATGCGATCAACCCACCAGATTTCTATCACAGTCCATTCACCAGTCTTGTCTGTTTAGAAAACACGACCAATAAAGGTGGCGGCGCTTGTTATAACTGGAATATTGTAAAAGAGATCAAAGAGGTTGCCGATGAGCACGAGTTGGGATTACACCTGGATGGCGCTAGATTGTGGAATGCACTAGTCAAAACAGGTCAAAATCCTACGGAATACGGCGAAATATTTGACACAGTTTCCGTTTGTTTCTCAAAAGGAATGGGAACGCCACAAGGCACTGTGCTTGCAGGAAAAGCTGAGATCATGAAAAAAGCGATGCGCGTGCGCAAAGTCTTGGGCGGTGGCATGCGCCAGACAGGCTACATGGCGGCTGCGGCGATTTATGCACTAGATCATAATATAGATAGGCTTAAACAGGATCACGATAAAGCAATAGCATTAGGCACATTTTTGTCCACGTTGTCATGGGTGGAAAAAGTAGAACCAGTAGAAACCAACATAGTGATCTTTGAGGTTCAGGACGAGATTGCCGTGATGAATTTTTGCGCCAAAAATGATATCATCATCAGTAATATGGGTTCTGGTAAGTTGAGACTAGTAACGCATCTAGATTATACCGATGAGCAGCATGATGAGTTTATGAGGTTGATGAGTGAATTTGGTAATTGA
- a CDS encoding outer membrane beta-barrel family protein, whose amino-acid sequence MKIIISSVFLLVCLNSLAQKPVEIKGKVIEETTGAPLEFATVSFASNDPDVSPQGGITDIDGNYQFLVTPGTYTVKWEFISFKSKSQENVIINADRDFGITTLAQDIATLDATVVIAEKTTVDLRLDKKIYNIGKDLTVRGGTASDVLDNVPSVSVDVEGNVALRGNDNVRILIDGRPSALVGFNGAEALRQIPSEAIEKIEVITSPSARYDAEGTAGILNIILRKNRLQGFNGVLNLNAGYPEQYGASINANYRTQNWNFFSNTGYNYRTSPGNASSQTEFFNGTSENVFINEQRDFDRLGRNYFTSLGAEYFIDDSSSIIGNIVYRLGNDDDVTTNNIQRFAADRSLNEATFREEQEGEDEDSFQISFDYQNELDDNGQKLQASIQYSTDLEEKVSNIFERETTTNTINDVEFVFEEQDEREALIQVDWEKPVGENIQYEAGYRGNYRQISNSFFLSEIPQDSLPNGALVPDAGLNNTFVYEEFVNAAYGQYGQEFGDFSVLAGLRFEQTNINIDQETTNVTDTKEYSSLFPTLNLGYEFQEGENITLGYNRRISRPRGRSLNPFPSRSSESNIFQGNIDLDPTFSNAVDLGYLRRWKKLTLSTSIYYNRSDDNVERIQQEVLNDDGTAALTDNGDQIIRRFPVNLSTQDRLGYELTLTYRPFDWWTINADANVFRVTTDGDFDGQNFDFENTTYFARLNQKFELPFKTDFQARIFYRGASEDAQGTQNGIATVNLAASKDIINDKASITFNVSDLFNSRRRESTTITPNFIQDSEFQWRERQFTVAFIYRFNQKKQRERGDRRGDGDDDFEFEG is encoded by the coding sequence ATGAAAATTATCATTTCCAGCGTATTTCTTTTAGTTTGTCTTAATAGTCTAGCGCAAAAACCGGTAGAAATTAAGGGGAAAGTTATTGAGGAAACGACTGGAGCGCCGTTAGAATTTGCAACAGTTTCATTTGCTAGCAACGATCCTGATGTATCACCGCAAGGTGGTATTACAGATATTGATGGTAATTATCAATTTCTTGTTACCCCAGGAACATATACAGTCAAATGGGAGTTCATATCCTTTAAATCAAAATCTCAAGAGAATGTAATTATTAATGCTGATAGAGACTTCGGCATCACAACTCTTGCACAAGACATTGCTACTCTAGATGCAACAGTGGTCATTGCAGAAAAGACTACCGTTGACTTGAGATTGGATAAGAAGATTTATAACATAGGCAAAGACCTGACCGTGCGAGGCGGCACCGCAAGTGATGTTTTAGATAATGTACCATCCGTTTCAGTCGATGTTGAAGGTAATGTAGCATTGAGAGGAAATGATAACGTTAGGATATTAATTGATGGAAGACCTAGCGCTCTAGTAGGCTTTAATGGTGCTGAAGCCTTGAGACAAATACCGTCTGAAGCCATTGAGAAAATAGAGGTAATCACATCGCCTAGCGCAAGATATGATGCCGAAGGTACTGCTGGTATCCTCAATATCATTCTACGCAAGAATAGATTACAGGGTTTTAATGGCGTACTTAATTTGAATGCTGGTTATCCAGAGCAATATGGTGCTTCAATCAATGCTAATTATCGCACACAAAATTGGAATTTCTTTTCTAATACGGGTTATAATTATCGCACGTCACCGGGAAATGCTTCTTCTCAAACTGAGTTTTTCAATGGGACGTCTGAGAATGTATTTATAAATGAGCAGCGTGATTTTGATCGATTAGGTAGAAATTATTTTACCAGTTTAGGTGCCGAGTATTTTATAGATGACAGCAGTAGCATTATCGGTAATATTGTTTATCGATTAGGAAATGACGATGATGTTACCACGAACAATATCCAGCGATTTGCAGCAGACCGTAGTTTGAATGAGGCAACTTTTAGAGAGGAACAAGAAGGTGAAGATGAAGATAGCTTTCAGATAAGCTTTGATTATCAAAATGAATTAGATGATAATGGTCAAAAATTACAGGCCAGCATTCAATATTCTACTGATCTTGAAGAAAAGGTTTCAAACATTTTTGAACGTGAGACTACCACTAATACTATTAATGATGTTGAATTTGTCTTTGAAGAACAAGATGAGCGCGAGGCACTAATTCAAGTTGATTGGGAGAAACCTGTAGGTGAAAATATCCAATACGAGGCTGGTTATAGAGGTAATTACCGTCAGATCTCTAACAGTTTTTTTCTATCAGAAATCCCACAGGATTCATTACCCAATGGTGCATTAGTCCCAGATGCTGGTTTGAACAATACGTTTGTCTATGAAGAATTTGTAAACGCTGCCTATGGGCAATATGGTCAAGAATTTGGTGATTTTTCAGTTCTTGCTGGATTAAGATTTGAGCAAACTAATATCAATATAGATCAAGAAACTACAAATGTTACCGACACTAAAGAGTATAGCAGCCTATTCCCTACTTTGAATTTAGGATATGAATTTCAAGAAGGAGAGAATATTACGTTGGGCTATAACCGTAGGATAAGCAGACCACGTGGTAGATCTCTTAATCCATTTCCTAGTAGATCTAGTGAGTCTAATATTTTTCAAGGAAACATTGACCTTGACCCTACTTTTAGCAATGCTGTTGATCTAGGATACCTAAGACGCTGGAAAAAATTGACTCTAAGTACTTCTATTTACTACAATCGCAGTGATGATAATGTCGAGCGTATACAACAAGAAGTTTTGAACGATGATGGTACCGCTGCATTAACAGACAATGGTGATCAAATCATCAGACGATTTCCAGTAAACCTATCGACACAAGATAGATTGGGTTATGAACTTACCTTGACCTACAGACCATTTGATTGGTGGACCATCAATGCAGATGCAAACGTTTTTAGGGTTACCACAGATGGAGATTTTGATGGTCAAAATTTTGACTTTGAAAACACCACCTATTTTGCGAGACTCAATCAAAAGTTTGAATTGCCATTTAAAACTGATTTTCAAGCTAGAATCTTTTATCGCGGCGCATCTGAAGACGCACAAGGAACGCAAAATGGTATCGCTACAGTAAATCTAGCGGCTAGCAAGGATATTATTAATGACAAGGCATCGATTACCTTTAATGTAAGTGATTTATTCAACTCTAGACGTCGTGAATCTACAACGATTACACCCAACTTTATTCAAGACAGCGAGTTTCAATGGCGCGAGCGACAATTCACGGTAGCATTTATCTATCGCTTTAACCAGAAAAAGCAGCGAGAGCGCGGCGATCGCCGTGGCGACGGTGATGACGATTTTGAATTTGAGGGTTGA
- a CDS encoding PLP-dependent cysteine synthase family protein gives MNGDIQAYNNVLELIGETPLVKLSSTVADFPGSYYAKVEAFNPGHSSKDRIALHIIEQAEKKGILKPGDTIIETTSGNTGFSIAMVSRIKGYDCILAVSSKSSADKIDMLKSMGAKVYVCPAHVSADDPRSYYEVAKRLHNEIKNSIYINQYFNELNTEAHYLSTGPEIWKQTAGKITHLVACSGTGGTISGTAKYLKEQNPNVQILGVDAYGSVLKKYHETQEFDKDEIYPYRIEGLGKNLIPTATYFDVIDSFTKVKDEDAAHMARRISQTEGMFVGYTSGAAMQATKQLEKQGMFDKDSVVVVIFPDHGSRYMSKIYNDQWMEEQGFFDRVSTAESQTIEYVK, from the coding sequence ATGAACGGAGACATACAGGCCTACAATAATGTTCTTGAATTAATAGGCGAGACGCCACTTGTAAAACTTTCAAGCACCGTAGCAGATTTCCCAGGATCGTATTATGCCAAAGTTGAGGCATTTAATCCAGGACACTCATCCAAAGATCGCATCGCGTTACATATTATAGAGCAGGCAGAGAAGAAAGGAATTCTCAAGCCTGGTGATACCATAATCGAGACCACTAGTGGTAATACTGGTTTTAGTATTGCGATGGTAAGCCGTATCAAGGGCTATGATTGTATTCTTGCGGTAAGTTCAAAATCTAGTGCAGACAAGATTGATATGCTCAAGTCCATGGGCGCTAAAGTTTATGTGTGTCCAGCACACGTGAGCGCAGATGATCCACGTAGTTATTATGAGGTTGCCAAGCGTCTACACAACGAGATCAAGAATAGTATCTATATCAATCAATATTTCAATGAGCTCAATACAGAAGCTCATTATCTATCAACTGGTCCAGAAATATGGAAGCAAACAGCAGGTAAAATAACACACCTTGTAGCGTGTAGTGGTACTGGCGGTACTATATCAGGAACAGCAAAATACCTCAAAGAACAAAATCCAAATGTTCAGATTCTTGGAGTTGATGCCTATGGTAGTGTTCTCAAAAAATATCATGAAACGCAAGAATTTGATAAGGACGAGATTTATCCATACCGCATTGAAGGTCTAGGAAAGAATTTGATACCAACGGCTACCTACTTTGACGTGATCGATAGCTTTACCAAAGTGAAAGACGAGGACGCAGCACACATGGCACGCCGCATTTCACAGACCGAAGGTATGTTTGTAGGCTACACCAGTGGCGCGGCGATGCAAGCAACTAAGCAATTAGAGAAGCAAGGTATGTTTGATAAAGACTCTGTCGTGGTAGTCATATTCCCAGATCATGGTTCACGTTACATGAGTAAGATTTACAATGATCAATGGATGGAGGAGCAAGGTTTCTTTGATCGAGTTTCTACCGCAGAATCGCAGACGATCGAGTATGTGAAGTAG
- a CDS encoding S9 family peptidase, with protein MSIKPPVAKKINHVHSKHDHERIDPYHWMRDRDAPEVIQYLEEENDYYEQMTAHTTELKNSLFEEIKARIKEDDQSVPYLYNGYWYFTKMEQGESYPFYYRRKDGTDEDILLFNVNEMAEGHEFYKLVGLNISPNNNLVAYGVDSIGRREYSLFVKDLSTGQIKEECVLGTTGSSVWANDNATLFFARKDPQTLRANKIYRYLWGQPVDSASVVYEEKDETFSSFVYKTMSEKYIMIKSSSTMSDEVRYIEAAKPDSTFKVIQSRVPEMEYSVSHYQDSFYMMTNKDGAFNFKVMKTMIETPQMENWVDVIPHDPKSLLEDIDIFKKYLVITDRFNGLNRIRIKAWDGTVDYFLPFSSETYTAYTSANFQFENVWLRYAYNSLTTPPSIMEFNMDTQEERVLKTQPIEDPDFDPNNYDSQRVWATASDGKRIPISLVYRKDLKQEDGNPLLQYGYGSYGSTIDPYFSISRLSLLDRGFVFAIAHVRGGEYLGREWYEQGRMFEKRNTFTDFIACSEYLLDHAFAKAGHLYASGGSAGGLLMGAIMNLAPHLYNGILAAVPFVDVVTTMLDDTIPLTTGEYDEWGNPNNKDSYEYMLSYSPYDQVSSQSYPNTFVTTGYHDSQVQYWEPAKWVARLREYHTGDQQILFKTDMSSGHSGASGRYDALKEVALEFAFLLDLENQER; from the coding sequence ATGTCTATCAAGCCACCAGTAGCTAAAAAAATCAATCACGTACACAGCAAACACGATCATGAACGCATAGATCCTTATCACTGGATGCGTGATCGCGATGCTCCTGAGGTAATCCAGTATCTAGAAGAAGAAAATGATTACTATGAGCAAATGACTGCTCACACTACAGAGCTCAAGAACAGTCTCTTTGAAGAAATCAAAGCACGCATAAAGGAAGATGATCAGTCTGTTCCTTATTTATACAATGGCTACTGGTATTTTACTAAGATGGAACAAGGCGAGTCCTATCCATTCTATTACCGACGCAAGGATGGTACTGATGAAGATATACTACTGTTCAATGTCAATGAAATGGCTGAAGGCCACGAATTCTACAAACTAGTTGGCCTCAACATTTCACCTAATAATAATTTGGTGGCTTATGGTGTCGACAGCATAGGCCGAAGGGAATATTCTTTATTTGTGAAAGACCTTTCTACTGGCCAGATCAAGGAAGAATGTGTACTTGGCACTACAGGCAGCTCTGTCTGGGCAAATGATAACGCGACCTTGTTCTTTGCTCGCAAGGATCCACAAACCTTAAGAGCAAACAAAATCTACCGCTATTTATGGGGTCAACCAGTAGATAGTGCTTCCGTAGTGTATGAAGAAAAGGACGAAACCTTCAGCTCCTTTGTCTATAAAACCATGTCAGAGAAGTACATCATGATCAAGTCTTCATCTACTATGAGTGATGAAGTGAGATACATTGAGGCCGCAAAACCTGACAGCACCTTCAAGGTCATACAAAGTAGAGTGCCTGAAATGGAATACAGTGTTTCTCATTATCAAGACTCCTTTTACATGATGACTAATAAGGATGGAGCCTTCAATTTTAAGGTAATGAAAACCATGATTGAGACACCACAAATGGAAAATTGGGTGGACGTCATACCGCATGATCCTAAATCACTTCTTGAAGACATTGATATTTTCAAGAAGTATCTGGTGATTACAGATCGATTTAACGGTCTCAATAGAATACGAATCAAGGCTTGGGATGGTACGGTGGATTATTTTTTACCTTTTTCAAGTGAAACCTATACTGCATATACGAGTGCCAATTTTCAATTTGAAAATGTGTGGCTGCGATATGCCTACAATTCGCTCACCACGCCACCATCAATTATGGAATTTAATATGGATACTCAAGAGGAGCGAGTTCTCAAAACTCAACCCATCGAGGATCCTGATTTTGATCCCAACAACTATGATTCCCAACGAGTTTGGGCAACAGCGAGTGATGGCAAGCGCATCCCAATAAGTCTGGTATATAGAAAAGACTTGAAGCAGGAAGATGGCAATCCATTACTGCAGTACGGCTATGGTAGTTATGGATCGACTATAGATCCTTATTTCTCAATTTCTAGACTTAGTTTATTGGATCGCGGTTTTGTCTTTGCTATTGCCCATGTGCGTGGCGGCGAGTATCTAGGCCGTGAATGGTACGAGCAAGGCCGCATGTTTGAGAAGCGCAACACCTTTACCGACTTTATTGCTTGTAGTGAATATTTGTTGGATCACGCTTTCGCGAAAGCGGGACACTTATACGCCAGCGGTGGATCTGCAGGTGGATTGTTAATGGGTGCCATCATGAATCTGGCACCGCATTTATACAACGGTATCCTTGCTGCGGTGCCTTTTGTCGATGTCGTGACAACTATGCTGGACGACACGATACCACTAACTACAGGTGAATATGACGAATGGGGAAATCCTAATAATAAAGACAGCTATGAGTACATGCTGTCGTACTCGCCATATGATCAGGTGAGTAGTCAGTCTTATCCTAATACCTTTGTAACCACTGGTTACCATGATAGTCAGGTACAATATTGGGAGCCAGCTAAATGGGTCGCTCGCTTGCGTGAATATCATACGGGTGATCAACAAATCCTTTTCAAAACAGATATGTCCAGTGGACACAGCGGTGCCTCTGGTAGATACGACGCATTAAAAGAAGTCGCGCTAGAGTTTGCCTTCCTGCTAGATCTTGAGAATCAGGAGCGATGA
- a CDS encoding aminotransferase class I/II-fold pyridoxal phosphate-dependent enzyme translates to MKDLFDKIYKDKGPLGKWASVAEGYFVFPKLEGPIANRMQFNGREVITWSVNDYLGLANHPEVRKVDAEAAAEYGSAYPMGARMMSGHTDMHEQLQDELAEFVEKEAAYLLNFGYQGMVSTVDALVSKDDVIVYDVDAHACIIDGVRLHHGKRFTYKHNDLESIEKNLQRATKIAEETGGGILVISEGVFGMRGEQGKLKEIVALKEKYNFRLFVDDAHGFGTLGKTGAGAGQEQGVQDQIDVYFATFAKSLASTGAFIAADKEIIDYLKYNLRSQMFAKSLQMQLVKGALKRLDMLRTMPELKEKLWDNVNALQSGLKKRGFDIGTTQSCVTPVYLKGSIPEAMALVKDLRENYGVFCSIVVYPVIPKGLILLRLIPTASHTMQDIEETLDAFDAIRERLDKGIYKRMSAGVAAAMA, encoded by the coding sequence ATGAAAGACTTATTTGATAAGATTTATAAAGACAAAGGACCACTAGGTAAATGGGCATCTGTTGCCGAAGGTTACTTTGTATTCCCAAAACTTGAAGGGCCTATTGCAAACCGTATGCAATTTAATGGTCGTGAGGTAATTACCTGGAGTGTCAATGACTATCTAGGACTCGCTAATCACCCAGAAGTACGCAAAGTAGATGCAGAGGCAGCTGCAGAGTATGGTAGTGCTTACCCAATGGGTGCTCGTATGATGAGTGGTCACACTGATATGCACGAGCAACTTCAAGACGAGTTAGCAGAGTTTGTTGAGAAAGAAGCAGCTTACCTATTGAACTTCGGTTATCAAGGAATGGTATCTACCGTTGATGCATTGGTTTCCAAAGATGATGTTATCGTTTATGATGTCGATGCACATGCTTGTATCATTGATGGTGTGAGATTGCACCACGGTAAGCGATTTACTTACAAGCACAATGATCTTGAAAGTATAGAAAAGAACTTGCAACGCGCGACAAAAATCGCAGAGGAAACTGGCGGCGGAATCCTAGTGATTTCAGAAGGTGTTTTCGGTATGCGCGGTGAGCAAGGAAAGTTGAAGGAGATTGTCGCACTTAAAGAGAAGTACAACTTCCGTCTTTTTGTCGATGATGCGCACGGTTTTGGAACATTAGGAAAAACAGGTGCTGGAGCAGGACAGGAGCAAGGTGTTCAAGATCAAATTGATGTGTACTTTGCCACATTTGCAAAGTCTCTTGCAAGTACAGGTGCTTTTATTGCTGCTGATAAAGAGATCATAGATTACTTGAAATACAATCTGCGCTCGCAGATGTTTGCTAAATCATTGCAAATGCAACTAGTTAAAGGTGCTTTAAAGCGTCTTGACATGTTGCGCACGATGCCAGAGTTAAAAGAAAAACTTTGGGATAATGTAAATGCCTTGCAGTCAGGCCTCAAGAAAAGAGGTTTTGATATAGGTACCACACAAAGTTGTGTAACACCTGTTTACTTAAAGGGTAGTATACCAGAAGCCATGGCTCTGGTAAAAGACCTGCGTGAAAACTATGGTGTATTCTGTAGTATAGTGGTGTATCCAGTAATACCTAAAGGATTGATCTTGTTGAGATTGATACCAACCGCATCGCATACTATGCAAGATATCGAGGAAACTCTGGATGCCTTTGACGCTATTAGAGAACGCCTAGATAAAGGTATATATAAACGTATGAGTGCTGGTGTAGCAGCAGCTATGGCATAA
- a CDS encoding YbaB/EbfC family nucleoid-associated protein — MFGDMMGMMGKLKETQKKVEETKNRMTTVLIDEKSSDDLLNVTVTADRSIKKIDIADELLADKEQLEDYLIVTLNKALSRASDIYDKEVAAVASEGMPNIPGMDMFK; from the coding sequence ATGTTTGGCGATATGATGGGCATGATGGGAAAACTTAAAGAAACCCAGAAAAAGGTTGAAGAAACTAAAAACAGAATGACTACAGTCCTTATCGATGAGAAGTCTAGTGATGACCTTCTTAACGTGACAGTAACCGCAGATAGATCGATAAAGAAAATCGATATTGCAGATGAGCTGCTTGCTGATAAAGAACAACTTGAGGACTATCTAATAGTAACGCTCAACAAGGCCTTGTCAAGAGCTAGTGACATTTATGACAAAGAGGTCGCTGCTGTTGCCAGTGAAGGAATGCCTAACATTCCAGGTATGGACATGTTTAAATAG
- the corA gene encoding magnesium/cobalt transporter CorA — protein MMIKPRFRRRATPKSINTVFQPPGTISYVGEQRTEEVTTETILYNEHEFSQQEGILLDRLEDDQVNWYNIDGVHDINLLERVGDKFNIHPLLLEDIANTTQRPKTEFYPEGIYQCIKMISYDATHHELMDEQVSILLTQHAVLTFQEKTGDVFESIRERIANSRGRIRTSGNDYLFYALMDSIIDHYFVAIEQIGEYLNNLEDEIFDEPDKESLEKVQKNKRLLLTLRRAIYPLRESISRLLKEESPFMDNQIKSYLQDAYDHCIQIIETVESYREINAGLRDMYLSSVSHKMNQIMQVLTIMSSIFIPMTFLAGIYGMNFEHIPELTWEHGYRYFWIMCGIMFISLLGFFKWKKWL, from the coding sequence ATGATGATTAAGCCTAGATTCCGCAGACGTGCGACGCCCAAAAGCATCAATACCGTTTTTCAACCACCAGGAACTATATCTTATGTAGGTGAACAACGCACAGAAGAGGTTACCACCGAGACCATTCTTTATAATGAACATGAGTTCTCACAGCAAGAAGGAATATTACTAGATCGTCTAGAGGATGACCAGGTCAATTGGTATAATATCGATGGAGTACATGATATCAATCTTCTTGAGCGTGTAGGTGATAAATTCAACATCCATCCTTTGTTACTAGAGGACATTGCAAACACAACACAGCGACCCAAAACAGAGTTCTATCCTGAAGGTATCTATCAATGTATCAAGATGATAAGCTATGATGCGACCCATCATGAGTTGATGGATGAGCAAGTAAGCATTTTATTGACTCAACATGCGGTTCTCACCTTTCAAGAAAAGACAGGCGACGTCTTTGAAAGTATCAGGGAACGCATTGCAAATTCACGCGGCCGCATAAGAACTAGTGGTAACGACTATTTGTTCTATGCACTCATGGACAGCATCATAGACCATTATTTTGTGGCTATTGAGCAAATAGGTGAATATCTCAACAATCTAGAAGATGAGATATTTGACGAGCCTGATAAGGAATCGTTAGAGAAAGTTCAAAAAAATAAAAGACTACTGCTGACATTGAGACGTGCGATCTATCCGCTTAGAGAATCCATAAGTCGCCTATTGAAAGAAGAAAGTCCTTTTATGGACAATCAGATTAAAAGTTACTTGCAGGATGCTTATGACCACTGTATTCAAATAATAGAAACAGTCGAGTCCTATCGTGAAATTAATGCTGGATTACGCGATATGTATTTATCAAGTGTGAGTCATAAGATGAATCAGATCATGCAGGTTCTTACCATCATGTCGTCCATTTTTATACCTATGACCTTTCTCGCAGGTATCTATGGGATGAACTTTGAACATATTCCAGAACTTACCTGGGAACACGGTTATAGATACTTCTGGATTATGTGTGGTATCATGTTTATATCCTTACTGGGATTCTTTAAATGGAAGAAGTGGCTGTGA